One window of the Macaca thibetana thibetana isolate TM-01 chromosome 1, ASM2454274v1, whole genome shotgun sequence genome contains the following:
- the LOC126939515 gene encoding 60S ribosomal protein L39-like: MSSHRTFRIKRFLAKKQKQNRPIPQWIRMKNGNKIRYNSKRRHWRRTKAGSIRNCT, from the coding sequence ATGTCTTCTCACAGGACTTTCAGGATTAAGCGATTCCTggccaagaaacaaaagcaaaatcgtCCCATTCCCCAGTGGATTCggatgaaaaatggaaataaaataaggtaCAATTCCAAAAGGAGACATTGGAGAAGAACCAAAGCTGGGTCTATAAGGAATTGCACATGA